A genomic stretch from Pelodiscus sinensis isolate JC-2024 unplaced genomic scaffold, ASM4963464v1 ctg35, whole genome shotgun sequence includes:
- the LOC112544723 gene encoding uncharacterized protein CXorf65 homolog has translation MFITVLHGENEKALFNIHCKVQLLLESIKHCCSCENEDDIELADVSGQVKNLLQNQHRFASELLSEREICVLLRVTNGGGSSEAVFTPLLKDEGIINPKFLAKLGNWEDSKVSSTRVKAKKAGKKTSVLLEIPSEEGKQNPSPQGNRTKIIVSSPKQSRRH, from the exons ATGTTTATAACAGTGCTTCATGGAG AAAATGAAAAGGCTCTTTTCAACATTCATTGCAAAGTCCAGCTACTCCTGGAGAGCATCAAACACTGCTGTAGCTGTGAGAATGAAG ATGACATTGAGCTGGCAGATGTGAGTGGCCAGGTGAAGAATTTGCTTCAGAACCAACATCGCTTTGCCTCGGAGCTTCTGAGCGAGCGAGAGATCTGTGTCCTCCTCCGTGTCACAA atggtggaggTTCTTCAGAGGCAGTATTTACCCCACTGCTGAAAGATGAAGGCATAATTAATCCTAAATTCCTTG CTAAATTGGGGAACTGGGAAGATTCCAAGGTCTCTTCAACCAGAGTGAAAGCCAAAAAAGCAGGCAAAAAGACAAGTGTGCTCTTAGAGATTCCATCAGAAGAAG GTAAACAGAATCCATCGCCCCAAGGCAACAGGACTAAAATTATAGTGTCCTCTCCGAAACAATCCAGGAGACACTGA